A DNA window from Brassica napus cultivar Da-Ae chromosome A4, Da-Ae, whole genome shotgun sequence contains the following coding sequences:
- the LOC125608244 gene encoding uncharacterized protein LOC125608244, whose protein sequence is MDASQEETWSNTHSISLGIKPYVESRSFTPLSVSNQGNVVFYDDKKRLFKYYQDTDQLRPFSSDICAICPYLESLVPLKLQQVEFSTRVTCIRIRRPKDEIQSRRAGEFLRKGIYVGASLWKNKWIAMYLIMCCFGTRGAVFRAAMLLLVCLISRSGYLLYIIVVCSHLLIVETIYKEHLMSIWDHLSMFV, encoded by the exons ATGGATGCTTCTCAAGAAGAAACATGGAGCAATACTCACTCCATAAGTTTAGGTATCAAGCCATACGTGGAGTCTAGGTCATTTACGCCCTTGAGTGTATCTAACCAAGGGAATGTTGTCTTCTATGACGACAAAAAGAGGTTGTTTAAATATTATCAAGACACAGACCAACTCCGTCCCTTCTCTTCAGACATTTGTGCTATATGTCCTTACCTCGAGAGTTTGGTCCCACTTAAGCTTCAACAAGTCGAGTTCAGCACTAGAGTCACATGCATCCGCATCCGCAGACCAAag GATGAGATTCAATCAAGAAGAGCTGGCGAGTTTCTCCGTAAGGGAATAT ATGTAGGCGCTTCATTATGGAAGAACAAGTGGATTGCTATGTATTTGATCATGTGTTGCTTCGGCACTCGTGGTGCTGTGTTTCGTGCAGCTATGCTACTACTTGTCTGTTTGATATCTCGTTCTGGTTATTTACTATACATCATCGTGGTATGTTCTCATCTATTGATTgttgaaactatatataaagaGCATTTGATGAGTATTTGGGATCATTTATCTATGTTTGTTTGA
- the LOC106394198 gene encoding F-box/LRR-repeat protein At2g43260 — MSCDGLVCTPEEECVNVLNPSTGQLQRFHSPPLVSRRTNSTFTNGTWTTYFPGYYAMGFGREKIKGHYKVVRISGDPNYSDTLDVSTLETTSLQVYSILALDLHTEKFHYVKHPHLPKGIVLEAQIVNVGDRLVIAMSERD; from the exons ATGAGTTGCGACGGTTTGGTCTGCACCCCCGAAGAAGAGTGTGTAAACGTTTTGAACCCCTCGACGGGACAACTCCAGCGGTTTCATTCCCCTCCCCTCGTGAGCCGCCGCACTAACTCCACGTTTACGAACG gAACATGGACGACTTATTTCCCCGGGTATTATGCGATGGGATTCGGTAGAGAAAAGATCAAAGGTCACTACAAAGTAGTGAGGATATCCGGTGATCCTAACTATAGCGACACTCTTGATGTCAGCACTTTGGAAACCACGTCGTTACAAG TATACTCGATACTAGCCTTGGATCTCCACACGGAAAAGTTCCATTACGTTAAACATCCGCATCTTCCCAAAGGCATCGTGCTTGAAGCACAGATTGTCAACGTTGGTGATCGTCTAGTCATAGCCATGTCCGAAAGGGATTAA